The genomic window CGCATTGCGCGCGCGCAGACGATGGAAATCATCTCGCAGCTGAGCGACGCGCAACTCGCACGCCCGGCCGTGTTCGAGGGCTACGGACCGCTCACCATGCGCAGCCTCATTCATTACCTTTGCAGCCACGACCAGCAGCATCTTGCAGGCCTGCAGTGGCTGCTCGGCAAGATCGATGCATCCAAGGTCGGGCAGTAGAAAACACAAGAACAGGAGCGCCCATGAGCAACCGACTTTCGCAAATCGCCACCCGCACCGGCGACGACGGCACCACCGGCCTCGGCGACAACACCCGCGTGCCCAAGGACCACTTGCGCGTGCATGCCATGGGCGACGTGGATGAGCTCAATTCGCAGATTGGCCTGTTGCTGTGCGAGCCCATGCCAGAGCCCGTGCGCGAGCTGCTGGTCGACGTGCAGCACCAGCTCTTCAACCTGGGCGGTGAGCTGTCGATGCCGGGCTACACACTGCTGAAGGCCGATGCGCTGCTGCAGCTCGACAACGCCCTTGCCGAACACAACGCCGCCTTGCCGCGCCTTGCTGAATTCATCCTGCCCGCGGGCACGCGCGCGGCCTCGCTCGCGCACGTGTGCCGCACGGTGGCACGGCGTGCCGAGCGTGCGGTGGTGGCACTCGGCGCCACGGCCGAACTCAACGACGCATTGCGCCAGTATCTCAACCGGCTCAGCGACCTGCTCTTCGTGCTCGCACGTGTGCTCAACCGCATGAACGGCGGCGACGACGTGTACTGGAAGAGCGAGCGCATGGCGCGCGCAGCGGCCGCCGATGCCAAAGACGAAGGAAGCCCATCATGAAGAAGATGTCCGTCCATGCCCACGCCCTGGCCGTTGCGGCTGCAGCGGCCCTGCTGCTGTCCGTGCCCACCGTGCATGCGCAGAGCGCCGACAACCCGCCCAAGGCGGAGCGCGCCCACACGCTCAACCCGCCGCCGCGCGGCAGCACGGTCGTCAACAGCGTGCAGCGCGGCACCAACGCTGCGGGCCGCGGCATCGACCGCGCGGAAGACGCAACGCGGCGTGGTGTCAACAACGTGTCGGAAAAAGCCAGCCGGCCGGTGCGCCGAGTGGGCGAGTCTTTTGGGCGCAAGCTGGCACCGGGGTCCAGTGGCCGCGCTGCGCCGCCGCCTGTGGGGCCGCAAGGGAACGCGCCCTGATTGACGTGCTTTGTTCGGGGCGGCGGTTGATCAGCGTTGCACCAGCAGCGTGACCCGGTGCACAGGGCATCGGGTGCTCCGCGCAGCGAAATAAAGGAGGAGGGGCGCAGCCCCGGGGGACATTCGCGGAGGGGAGTACCCGGTGGCCTGTGCACGAGCCCTGAACAAGAGCGCCTGAACAAGAGCCAAGAGCGCCTCGACAAAAGCCCCCGAACACGGCAGACAGCGAACAACCAACAAATGGCAAGAAACATTGAGATCAAGGCCCGCATCGACAGCGTGGAACGCGTGGCGCTCATTGCAGCGAAGTTCGCTGATTCAGGTCCCATCGAAATCGCACAGGACGACACCTTCTTCCGCTGCGAGAACAGCGCAGACCGCCTCAAGCTGCGCACCTTCGCGCCCGACCGCGCCGAGCTGATCTTCTATCGCCGCGCGAACAGCAGCGGCCCCAAGGAATCGTTCTACCTGATCTCGCCCACTACAACGCCGGACACGCTGCGCGAATCGCTCACGCTCGCATGGGGCCAAGCGGGCCGCGTGCGCAAGCAGCGTCGGCTCTTCATTGTGGGCCGCACGCGGGTGCACCTCGACCGTGTCGAAGGGCTCGGTGAATTTCTCGAGCTTGAAGTGGTTCTGAAAGAAGGCGAATCCGCCGAGGCTGGCGTGGCCGAGGCCCATGCGCTCATGGCGCAACTCGGCATTGCATCCGACCAGCTGGTGCAGGGCGCCTACGTCGATCTGCTGCAGCAGGCCGCATGAGCGCTGTTGTCAGCGCCAGCCCGCGGCCTTGAGCTGGTCCGCGAGCTGTTCCGCGACTTTGGCATAGCCCTGAGCGTTGGCGTGGATGCGATCGGAGCGCAGCGACGTGTCCGACAACACGCTCGAATACACATTGGCAACCAGCAGCGCCTGCCCGGACTTCGCGACTTCCTCGTAGAACGGTGCGTCGCTCAGCGAGCCCACGGCTGCGCGCATCGCATCGGGTGCCGGCGTGGCAAGCAGCGCGACATACGGCGTGTGCGCGCGTGCCTGGCTCACAAGCGATGCGAGGTTCTCGCGCGTGGCCGAGGGTGACACGCCGCGCAGCATGTCGTTTCCGCCAATGCCGATCAGGATGGCGTCATAGCTTTCCGCGGCCAGCAGCGCCGGCAAACGCTCCAGCGCCCCCGCTGACGTGTCGCCGTTGATGCCCGCGTTCTCGATCTGCCAGCCGGTGAGCTCACCCAGTTTCACAGGCCACGCCGCGCCGGGAGGTGCGCCGTAGCCGAAGGTCAGGCTGTCGCCCAGGGCGAGCACGCGGGCATCCGATTTCAACGCCGCGGTGGAGGGCTTGCGCTTGCCGCAGGCGGCCAGCAGGGTTGTTGCGGGCACGGTGGCCAGCAGGTGGAGGAGGTGTCGTCGCTTCATGCTGCGCGCGAGCTTAAACGCAGTCGCGGAACCACATGCTTCCGACGCCGTTCAATCAGGGCGTTTGAAGAACCGGTAGAGGCCGGCAACCACCATGACGGCGCCCAGGAACGCGACGGCTGTCTGGCCGCCCTCGTAGCCGCCCACTCCGGCAGGCGGGCCCGTCATGAACCACCGGAGGAGCATGCCTCCACCCCAAATTACGCCGATGGCACCGATGATCTTGTCGCGCATATTTGATTGATGGCGCCTCCAGCGCCTGATGATCTGTATTCGCATTGTCCCCAAAGCACCCAAGCTCGACGCAAATCACCCATGCAAAACCGGGATTGAAGGACAACGTGCCGCCCCGATACCAGCGCTTACGTGATTTCACCTGACGGCGACCTGATGTGCTCCGGGCAGACACAAGCGCTGCTGACAATGGACTCGTCATCAACACGAAGGAGTTCCAGATGATCATCAAGTCAAAGAGCATGGCCGTTGCAGCTGCGGCACTCGCGATGTGCATGGCAGCGGGAAGCGCCTTCGCGCAAGACCGTGGCCATGATCGGGGCTACGACCGTGGCAACGATCACGGCAACGGCCGCTACGAACAGCAGCATCGCCAGTTCGACCGGCACGACAACCGGCGCGGCGATCGCGGCGACCGCTACAGCCGCGAAGACTACCGGGAAGGCCGCCACTTCGATCGCCGCGGTTATCCGCAACCGCACGCCGAGTGGCGCCGCGGCGGACGTGTGCCTCATGAGTACCGCGGCCGCAACTACGTGGTGAACGACTGGCGCGCCTACCGCCTGCAGCAGCCGCCCCGCGGCTACCAATGGGTGGGCGT from Variovorax paradoxus includes these protein-coding regions:
- a CDS encoding GDSL-type esterase/lipase family protein; the protein is MKRRHLLHLLATVPATTLLAACGKRKPSTAALKSDARVLALGDSLTFGYGAPPGAAWPVKLGELTGWQIENAGINGDTSAGALERLPALLAAESYDAILIGIGGNDMLRGVSPSATRENLASLVSQARAHTPYVALLATPAPDAMRAAVGSLSDAPFYEEVAKSGQALLVANVYSSVLSDTSLRSDRIHANAQGYAKVAEQLADQLKAAGWR
- a CDS encoding class IV adenylate cyclase, yielding MARNIEIKARIDSVERVALIAAKFADSGPIEIAQDDTFFRCENSADRLKLRTFAPDRAELIFYRRANSSGPKESFYLISPTTTPDTLRESLTLAWGQAGRVRKQRRLFIVGRTRVHLDRVEGLGEFLELEVVLKEGESAEAGVAEAHALMAQLGIASDQLVQGAYVDLLQQAA
- a CDS encoding cob(I)yrinic acid a,c-diamide adenosyltransferase, producing MSNRLSQIATRTGDDGTTGLGDNTRVPKDHLRVHAMGDVDELNSQIGLLLCEPMPEPVRELLVDVQHQLFNLGGELSMPGYTLLKADALLQLDNALAEHNAALPRLAEFILPAGTRAASLAHVCRTVARRAERAVVALGATAELNDALRQYLNRLSDLLFVLARVLNRMNGGDDVYWKSERMARAAAADAKDEGSPS
- a CDS encoding RcnB family protein, producing the protein MIIKSKSMAVAAAALAMCMAAGSAFAQDRGHDRGYDRGNDHGNGRYEQQHRQFDRHDNRRGDRGDRYSREDYREGRHFDRRGYPQPHAEWRRGGRVPHEYRGRNYVVNDWRAYRLQQPPRGYQWVGVGGDYVLAAIATGLIAQIIVGNQ